TGACCGGTCCCGTGCGCCGGGCCAGCTCCGCCAACGTCCGCGCGGCGCTAGAAAGGAAGCTGCCCCGCATCGCCGGCGCCTTCCCGGATTTCGGCCCAGAGCGCTTCCAGTTCCACGCCGTCGCGTTCGTCGACTTTTTCGATGGCAAAACCGGCATGCACCAGCACGAGATCCCCCACGGCCGGCGCGTCCAGCAGGTCGACGCGGATCGAACGGCGGATCGGGCCGGCCGAAGCGATCGCGCTGCCGTCGCCGCAAAGCTCTTCAATTCTGTGAGGCACTG
This sequence is a window from Pyramidobacter sp. YE332. Protein-coding genes within it:
- a CDS encoding HypC/HybG/HupF family hydrogenase formation chaperone; its protein translation is MCLAVPHRIEELCGDGSAIASAGPIRRSIRVDLLDAPAVGDLVLVHAGFAIEKVDERDGVELEALWAEIREGAGDAGQLPF